A window of the Lepus europaeus isolate LE1 chromosome 5, mLepTim1.pri, whole genome shotgun sequence genome harbors these coding sequences:
- the HAX1 gene encoding HCLS1-associated protein X-1 isoform X2: protein MSFFDLFRGFLGFSGPRSHRDPFFGGMTRDEDEDDEEEEEGAAWGHGSSRFPGSQPPEEFGFSFSFSPGGGMRFHDNFGFDDLVRDFNSIFSEMGAWTLPSHAPELPGPESELADERPRRGQTLRDSMLKYPDSHQPRIFGGAVESDAGTESSKPAADWGSQRPFHRFDDVWPVTPHPRAREDNDLDSQVSQEGLGPVLQPQPKSYFKSISVTKITKPDGAVEERRTVVDSEGRSETTVTRQEADGSPRGATG, encoded by the exons ATGAGCTTCTTTGACCTCTTCCGGGGCTTTCTCGGCTTTTCTGGACCTCGGAG CCACAGAGATCCCTTCTTTGGAGGGATGACTCGAGATGAAGATGAGGAtgatgaagaagaggaagaaggagccGCATGGGGCCATGGGAGCTCCAGGTTTCCTGGTTCCCAACCCCCGGAGGAGTTTGGATTCAGCTTCAGCTTCAGTCCGGGAGGAGGGATGCGTTTCCATGATAACTTCGGCTTTGATGACCTAGTCCGGGATTTCAATAGCATCTTCAGCGAGATGGGGGCCTGGACCTTGCCTTCTCACGCTCCCG AGCTTCCAGGTCCCGAGTCAGAGCTGGCTGATGAGCGACCACGGCGGGGACAGACGCTTCGAGACTCAATGCTTAAGTACCCAGATAGCCACCAGCCCAGGATCTTTGGTGGGGCCGTGGAGAGTGATGCGGGAACTGAGTCTTCCAAACCAGCAGCAGACTGGGGCTCCCAGAGGCCTTTCCATAGG TTTGATGATGTGTGGCCTGTGACTCCCCATCCCCGGGCCAGAGAGGACAATG ATCTTGATTCCCAGGTTTCCCAGGAGGGTCTTGGCCCAGTTCTGCAGCCTCAGCCCAAATCCTATTTCAAGAGTATCTCTGTGACCAAGATCACTAAGCCAGACGGG GCCGTGGAGGAACGCCGGACTGTGGTGGACAGTGAGGGCCGCTCGGAGACCACGGTGACCCGGCAAGAGGCAGACGGCAGTCCGAGAGGCG
- the HAX1 gene encoding HCLS1-associated protein X-1 isoform X1: MSFFDLFRGFLGFSGPRSHRDPFFGGMTRDEDEDDEEEEEGAAWGHGSSRFPGSQPPEEFGFSFSFSPGGGMRFHDNFGFDDLVRDFNSIFSEMGAWTLPSHAPELPGPESELADERPRRGQTLRDSMLKYPDSHQPRIFGGAVESDAGTESSKPAADWGSQRPFHRFDDVWPVTPHPRAREDNDLDSQVSQEGLGPVLQPQPKSYFKSISVTKITKPDGAVEERRTVVDSEGRSETTVTRQEADGSPRGDPELPRSPSLDDAFSILGLFLGRWSRSR; this comes from the exons ATGAGCTTCTTTGACCTCTTCCGGGGCTTTCTCGGCTTTTCTGGACCTCGGAG CCACAGAGATCCCTTCTTTGGAGGGATGACTCGAGATGAAGATGAGGAtgatgaagaagaggaagaaggagccGCATGGGGCCATGGGAGCTCCAGGTTTCCTGGTTCCCAACCCCCGGAGGAGTTTGGATTCAGCTTCAGCTTCAGTCCGGGAGGAGGGATGCGTTTCCATGATAACTTCGGCTTTGATGACCTAGTCCGGGATTTCAATAGCATCTTCAGCGAGATGGGGGCCTGGACCTTGCCTTCTCACGCTCCCG AGCTTCCAGGTCCCGAGTCAGAGCTGGCTGATGAGCGACCACGGCGGGGACAGACGCTTCGAGACTCAATGCTTAAGTACCCAGATAGCCACCAGCCCAGGATCTTTGGTGGGGCCGTGGAGAGTGATGCGGGAACTGAGTCTTCCAAACCAGCAGCAGACTGGGGCTCCCAGAGGCCTTTCCATAGG TTTGATGATGTGTGGCCTGTGACTCCCCATCCCCGGGCCAGAGAGGACAATG ATCTTGATTCCCAGGTTTCCCAGGAGGGTCTTGGCCCAGTTCTGCAGCCTCAGCCCAAATCCTATTTCAAGAGTATCTCTGTGACCAAGATCACTAAGCCAGACGGG GCCGTGGAGGAACGCCGGACTGTGGTGGACAGTGAGGGCCGCTCGGAGACCACGGTGACCCGGCAAGAGGCAGACGGCAGTCCGAGAGGCG ATCCAGAATTACCGAGGTCTCCATCCCTGGATGACGCCTTTTCCATCCTGGGTTTGTTCCTGGGACGTTGGTCCCGGTCCCGGTAG